From a region of the Zingiber officinale cultivar Zhangliang chromosome 4B, Zo_v1.1, whole genome shotgun sequence genome:
- the LOC121975349 gene encoding ubiquitin C-terminal hydrolase 13-like isoform X2 — translation MPQKRRSFFLVRRLRTLMISTARRPIIFKIPEEVKNLGPHDRLIRVYHFNRDPNQNQMITSLGSLVIKEGETLANVKICIQKKL, via the exons ATGCCACAAAAGAGGAG ATCTTTCTTCCTGGTGAGAAGATTGAGAACATTAATGATCAGTACTGCACG GAGACCTATCATTTTCAAG ATTCCAGAAGAAGTGAAAAACCTTGGGCCTCACGATCGTTTGATTCGTGTTTACCATTTTAATAGAGATCCTAATCAGAACCAAATGATAA cAAGTTTAGGATCATTAGTCATTAAGGAAGGTGAAACTTTAGCCAATGTCAAGATATGCATTCAGAAGAAACTGTAA
- the LOC121975349 gene encoding ubiquitin C-terminal hydrolase 13-like isoform X1, whose protein sequence is MPARTRTNLMRRSLPFPLRTRRSLALIFLPGEKIENINDQYCTIPEEVKNLGPHDRLIRVYHFNRDPNQNQMITSLGSLVIKEGETLANVKICIQKKL, encoded by the exons ATGCCGGCGAGGACGCGGACGAATCTTATGAGGCGATCACTGCCCTTCCCGTTGCGAACTAGAAGATCTCTAGCCCTG ATCTTTCTTCCTGGTGAGAAGATTGAGAACATTAATGATCAGTACTGCACG ATTCCAGAAGAAGTGAAAAACCTTGGGCCTCACGATCGTTTGATTCGTGTTTACCATTTTAATAGAGATCCTAATCAGAACCAAATGATAA cAAGTTTAGGATCATTAGTCATTAAGGAAGGTGAAACTTTAGCCAATGTCAAGATATGCATTCAGAAGAAACTGTAA
- the LOC121975349 gene encoding uncharacterized protein LOC121975349 isoform X3, with product MPARTRTNLMRRSLPFPLRTRRSLALIFLPGEKIENINDQYCTVSLYWGYFYIYLKFIVYMLYCVVSSMLGDLSFSRFQKK from the exons ATGCCGGCGAGGACGCGGACGAATCTTATGAGGCGATCACTGCCCTTCCCGTTGCGAACTAGAAGATCTCTAGCCCTG ATCTTTCTTCCTGGTGAGAAGATTGAGAACATTAATGATCAGTACTGCACGGTGAGTTTGTATTGGGGATATTTTTACATTTATCTAAAATTTATTGTTTACATGCTCTATTGTGTTGTTTCATCTATGTTAGGAGACCTATCATTTTCAAG ATTCCAGAAGAAGTGA